DNA sequence from the Hippopotamus amphibius kiboko isolate mHipAmp2 chromosome 1, mHipAmp2.hap2, whole genome shotgun sequence genome:
ACCTCTGCTTTCCTCCGACTCCCTCCTCAGCCCCTCAGCTTGGCCATAGatggtgggcagggggctggctGCCTGGGGAGCAGGCATGGCTGGTGCTGGCACAGGGCCTCTGGACAGCCGGGAGCTGAGCTGCGGTGGGGAGGTCCCAGCTGTGAGCCTGTTCTCCACGTGGGGAGGGTTGGGTGTTCATGTGGATGGTGGTGGGTGCAGGGAGGGCGCCAGGTTGGCATCCTGGGGGGCGAGGCCAGCCTTTGTCGTGGGATCTCAGGGACACCCCTGATCAATGCTGGAATCCCAACATCAAGCTTCTTCCCTTTGTTCCCTATTAAATTGTTCATATTCCTGGGAGAGAGAACACATTAAGCTGCTATCGGTGTAAATGTATTTATCAGCCTCTTTCCTGAGAGCAGGTTTTGACAGATGCAGAGAGAGCAGAAGAGGAGGGCAGTGGGTGCCACTAAGCAGGCGAGGGGCTAcagggaggcagctgtgggcaCATAAAGAGCGCTCAAGAGACCACTGAATACATGGATGGACGAATGAAAGATAAACTTGGTCCACTTCTAGGTCTCATCTTGAGGGGGCAGGAAAGAATGGAAGGGGGTAGACATAGCCCGGTCAAGAGGTGCTGGTGGGCAAGGATGGGGCAGGGCTGCACCAAGGAGGAAGTCTGGGATGGAGAAATCAGACCTCAGCACCAAGGGCCCCACCACAATCCTGAGAAGAGGGGTAGCCCTGCCTCCAACCTGTAATAGGAGCCCACTCCTGGGTATGCATGCAGCATGGCGGGCCATGGATCTCTGATGTGCTTCTCCACCTtggcctccccaccccttccattGTGCTAAGCTCTAAAAGGAGGGATTGGCAGGGTAGGGTGGGGAGAAGTAATGTCAATAGCTACTCCAAACCCTGATTGAGTTCATTTAATGAGGTACTGCATAAACAGTGCCTCCCCAGATTGGGCCCTCAAGAACTATATCATCATCAtcgttgttattattattattgtgatttATCAGCTGCCTCCAGGCCAGGATAGGcagtttttcttccccttcctcctctcctgagCCAAGATGACTTCCAGCAACTGAGAAGATGCTCCAGGATCCATTGCCTCCTTGCAACCATCATTCCCAAAGGCTCTCTGGGAGGGGCCTCAGGACCTGGAGACTTTGCACGCTGGCCACCACACCAATGGTCTGACCAGCCAGGGTAATGTACTAGCTCCCCCAAGCCTGAGAAGCAGGCTATGTATTTCAGGTTTCTATCCTTATTAGATAAGCTAGGAATTAAagaattttgtccattttatagatagaaaGATTGAGGCACAGATGGCCAACTCACAGGCTAAGGTCTTACTATCAACCAATAGAGTAAAGCCCAGTTAGAACAAAGGATTCCTGACCAATCCagtgctctttcttttttcttctttttttggccacactgcgcagcttgcaggatcttatttccccgaccagggatcgtaCCTGGGCCCTCGCCATgagagtgccgagtcctaaccactggactgccagggaattccctccagtGCTCTTTCTATCATCCTGTTCTGATGAGCCCGCGTTCTCTCTGTTCTTTGGGAATCCTTGGAAGGGGGCCATGTCAGTCTGAGCTGGGCCCCTGCAGGAATGATGTGGGTGCTGCTCAGGGAGAGGCTCTACCTGATCCCAGAGGGTTTGACTAATGCCAGGATGATCTTGCCAACAGGATAGCACAAGCTTTGataaaaatcactttgctgtcttCGGGTTctaatttgacattttaattagaTTTGCCTGTACTCAGGTATATCTAATTTTGTTTTAGGCTGTTTCCTGGAAGGTAGTGGCCATTTCTCTGGAATTGGCTTTAGGGCCTCAGCCCAGAGTTTCATGTCAGGCCTCCAGAGAAGccatgggggcaggggggaaggaGTAAATGTTTTGGCTTCAAACAAATCCGGGTTCAAATACTGGCTCTGGTATTTGCTAGCTATGTGACCTGGGCAAAGTCACTTCACCCTGGTacccttttcctcatctgtaaaatacagcGAATAATGGCTGCCTCATAGAACTGGTATGAGGATTGAAGGTCTTGTATGTAAAGGGGCTGGCACTCGTAAGAGCTCAAGAAAGGGTGgctgggggactttcctggtggtccagcgattaagaatccacccgccaaaaaaaaaaaaaaaagtctacctgccaatacaggggacgcagtttcgatccctggtctggcaagatcccacatgccacagggcagctaagcctgtgcaccacaactactgaaaaccACATGCTCTAGATTCTGAGcgctgcaactactaagcccacgcactgcaactagttaagcccgcgtgcctagagcccgtgctctgcaacaagagaagccaccgcaatgagaggcccgcaccacgatgaagagtagaccccgcttgcggcaactagagaaagcccgtgcgcagcaacaaagaccaagcacagtaaaaaaaaaaaaaaaaaaaaaattaattaattaattaattaattaaaaaaaaagaaagggtggcTGCTGGGATAGTGGAGATACAGTGTCAGGTCTGGGCTGGTCGTGGCCTCTTTGTTGTTGACCTGGGGCCTGGAGCAGCCACCTTGCCCCATCTGAGTTCTCTGGGTAATTCATTGTTCTTATGGCTTTTGCCATTGGGTCTGGTAAACAAttccagaattcccttccttcccttttagaGACAAAGAAGTTCCTGTATAGGTGAGTCTCAGGGAAGAGGGCTCTGGAGTAGGTAGATATCATGCCTGAATTCCTTGTCTAGGCTCATGGCTCTGCCATACTGGCTTTGGGCAAtctcttcacctctctgggcctcagaaatAAGGATGCCTTGGCCTGTAGGATGTCTTACAACTCTACAATGTTAGGATCCTATCCTTGGGTGTCAGTCCTAATCCTGGGAGAACTGTTTTCTTCATAGTTGGTGGGAAGCCATGCCTCTTCATCTCACCTCCAAAGGCTCATCACTTGGCCTTGGACCTTCTGCTGATAATGTCCCCCAGCTCTGTTCGGTCCCATAGATCCAGACCAATCAGAGCCTTTCTGAGTAGCCGCCTCCCACTCTGCCTTCAGGGAGCAGGGCTGTGCTGGTACCACAGGGTGGCTTATGAGGATGTTCAATCTCCCACCTCCACCAGCTCCCACAGCCCAACACCACATAAATATACAATCTAAGAAGACAATAGGAATGCACTTTTTGAGGGGCAAGTGCAGGGTTAGGACAAGGCCCTTAGCTCCCCTTCAAACCCTATGCCACTCCTAAACCTGTCCTCTCTATACATGCGGCACTTCCAAAGGAGCCAAACTTTGGGCCATGCCCTAAAGCCGCGGTCCCtgtcagacctgaccctggggcCCTGAGTCTGCACTAACTGGCCTGCTACAAAAGCATATTGGTTCTGATGTCACAGAACCATGCAATGGCAGGGCTGTCAGGAAACTCAGGGATCATCTGTCCTATATTCCCTTTGAGTAAACAAGAAACCAAGGCCAGAAATGGCaagtgactggcccaaggtcacacagttagtaactGCCAGAGCCAGGCCTTAAACCTGGATTTTCTGACTCTTGAGTGCTTTTTTTAAGTCATCAGGCTGGCCAGGAGGGTCTCCCCTGCCTGCCATCACCTGGTCCCACTAGGCTTTTGAGTTACTACTTCAGCAGCCTGAGAGGAATGGGAGGGGCTGGGCCCACTCCTGGGCGCCTTGCCTGGGGGCACTGGTGCCTGGCTCCTGGCTCCAGAAGTGGCTCCAGGGGGATGGGTGGGAAGCAGGAGGCCATTAGGACCCAGAAGCTCTCAGAGCATCCTGCTCTGCCGGCTGCCTCTCACTGATCACTGCAGTGGTTCAGGCTTCAGCAGCCTTGGAGAAGCATCAGCTGAGAGGAGCTATCACATGGGAGCCGGGAACTGCTTAGCAAAGGTAGGAGTTGCCGACTAGGCCAGGAATGGGGGCCAGAGCCAGGCCTGGTGGTGAATGCTGAGGTACCCTACAGAAGGGTATAGCTCACCCTATCTTATGGTGGGCAGTTTTGCCAGGGGATGGGCCCCCAGGTAACCCAAAGGCAATATTGGGGTGTGGGCATCTCTGAAGCCTAGAGATGGGGGTTGATCTCCTGCCAGCAGGAGTACCCACATCCTGCAGGCAGACAGGGTTCCCCATCTATCTTGCTCCATGTCATAGAAATGGGTCCCCTACATCCTAAGAATGGGTCCTTTGGCATCCAGGCCAATGGGCAACTCTGTGTCCTGGGTGTGGGCAACTCTGCTGGAGAGAGGTGCTGGAGCCCCTGAAAATCTTCCCTGGCTTAGGAGGGGGACACTCGTGTCTGAAGGAAGGCCAGGCTTGGGTCCTTGGGATGGAAGCTCTGTATCTAAGAAACAGGTGCACGTGAACACCTCTATGGCCTTGGGCTGGGCACTTATATACATCTTGCATCCTGAGACAAGGCTATTTGTAACTTGACCATGCCCCTGCTAGAGGCCTAGACCTCAGCCTCTAGGGTGGCAAAGCCTTCCAGGTACTGAGAGGTCCTGGAGGTGAGGAGAGGGTTGCTGGAagggagcagggggaggaaaAGATCATCCGAGAAGGCCCTATGATATGAACTAGGAGTGGAGTGAGGCTCCCTGGGCTTTCCCTGTGAAACCGTTACCCCACATCCCTCCCAGCCTTTACCCTGGATCATTCGCGAGGAAGTGCTGGGGAGCAGGTATATTGGCTCTTCTGTTAGGAGGTAAATGGGAATCGTGGAATTTAGGAATCAGTGCGGAGATACCGGCAAGGCTGAGGGGGCTGTGAAAAAGAGAAATGTCCAATGCCTTCTTGCCTAGGGCTCCATCATGGCTGCACAGCACCCCTCCAACTCCACGTGGAAACCATGTCTGCTTCCTGCAGTCTGGGACCCTGGGTGAGCCCTGCTGGCAGACTCTTGATGTCCGTACAGACATGGTGGGCATTGACTCCTTTAGCTCCCAAGGCTTCAGAGTCACGTCTTCTGGGCCCCACTCCCAGGAAGAAGGGATGAGGGCGTCATGGCATAAAGAGTAAGGGGCAAGGTTGCCTCCCCTGGTGTTTCTTCccgcattcatttttttctggcagATTGTCTTATGAGAAGTATCTCCACTTCTGAGCCCTCTCTTCACCTTCTCTGCAGACCCTGCATCTATGTGAAATGAGCTGTCTGTTATCCCTGGGGAGAGGCACATCTCTAGGTAGTTGGCCAAAGTTAGGGCTGCCTCAAGTCCAGGAGCCCGAGTTACTTTTTCCAGAAGAGAGGCCCCTGGCTGGCACACAGCTGATGGACTGAGAGTTCTTGGAGGATGTCCTAGGGGGCAGGGATTCAACAGATCAATAAGAGTTTGATTCAGGTCATAAAATTGTATTGAGCACCTATAGCATTAATGGCATGCTAGAAGTTAAATTAGCGCAAGGTTGGTGGTAATGCCAAAAACCAAGGGTGATTGTAAGGCTGTAGCTATGGAGGGGCAAGGGGACCCATCTGCCCCAAGTGGACCTCTTTATCGCAGTCAGAGAAATGATGGGCTTTTAACTGAGCAGCCACTAGGCCCTCCGTAGCCCAGGAACTCACTGAGCCATCAAATGTTATCATATACGGGAAACTTGGAGGTCGTCCAGTCCAACcctccaattttacagatgaggaaactgacccAGGAAACTTCTGACTTGTCTGCAGAAAGCCCATCAGGCTTTGCATGTCCATAGTTTGCCTCTAATTCTGATACCTTAGTACATTATGCTGAGGGAATCTGGACTGCAAGAATGGcatatggaaatcaaaaaaatgaaaattatagctGACCTTTGAACAATGTGAGGGTTAGCGGCGCTGACCCTTTGAGCAGTGGAAGATCCAGGTATAATCTATAGTTGGCCTTCCTTCTCGCAATTCTTCCGAATCCGCAGTTccgcatctgcagattcaaccaaccgctGATGGGAtcctgtagtactgtagtatttactattgaaaaaaaaataggcacGTAAGTGGACTCCTGCAATGCAAActtatgttgttcaagggtcaactgtacactGGACAACGTACTTCAATTCTGTGCAAACTCAGCATGCATAATGAGACACATGAAACAGCTGTGAGCAGGAGAAATGAGAGACGCTGAACCCCCAGACttcttccagttttcctctctgctttatgctcacccacctccacccccccatACCTCTTACACAGATGCCTACTCCTCCCCCTTTCTCTGGGACTGTGGTAACAGTCCAGGAACAGAAGGGTTTTAGCCAGGGGTCCTGTGATGGTCAGCACCAATGACCCGAGATCCGGGGCCCTGGGGAGTCGGAGGTTAGGAGCAGATCCTCTCCCACCTGTGGGGGTACATTGACCTTGGGAAGTTAATGAGTGGTTGGAGAAGGGCAGCTTTCATATGATTTATGCCCTTCTGGCTTTAGGAGCAGTGGAGGCCGGATGAACTGACCTCGCAGTTTCCTTCCAGCTGGGATGTTTTCTTTTCACTGGTCCTTCTCAACACTCCCAAAGTGGCAGTTCTTTTGTCTTGGGGGTGGTGATGTCAGAGCAAACTAAAGCATAGTCCTTCCCCTTTTCAGGTGATCTCTTTCCAGTGGTAGTCCCTGTACAGTGAGAGACATTTTTAGAGACGACTcaaattcaacaactatttactgagtgcctattatgttgcagccactgtggagggcACCATCAAGCGCATCACGGCACCATGGGCTGGACAACTGGCCCTGGAGCCAGGCCTCCCGGATGCGTACCTGGAccttgccacttactagctgtgtgacctttggtgaGTTACTTTGTCTTTGTAGGCCCCAGTTTTAGTGATGGCGATAagaatagtatctacctcatagggttgcgTAAGgattaaaataagttaatatacGTAGAGTgtttagaacagggcctggcatgctGAAAGCACCATGTATATGTTACTGCTTATTAGTAGTACTTTTATTAATAAATCCTGCAGCATCTGGCAAACACAATTGTGAAACAGGtattattcctttcattttacagatgcctttatgaggaaactgaagttcagaagaGTTGCAGAGTTAGTAGTTCCCAGACCTGGGACTGGAAACCAGATCTTGTGCTCCTTCTTCTCCCCAGCTGGCTCCTGCCATTCTGAGGAGATAAGAAATCAGGAAATTTACATAAACAACCTTAAAACTGGGGCATTATCCTGGAGCTCAGCAGGACCCtgggaaaggcagagagagatttaGAGTCTCTGGATAACAGTCCTTGGAAGGGGagaagggtgtggagaagagaggaaaggaagtggAAAAGGAGCTGGAGACGACTCAGAAGATGGAGTGTTGAGTGGGTGAGGCTCTCGCGTCTCTCACCCTCCTGCTTCTTTGCAGTTACCAAGGTGGACCCAGAGCTGCCTCCTGAGCCCTGTCATTGGCCTTGAAGCCTGGCAATAAGAGCCTGCCTGAGAGACTCCAGCAGAAGGCGCTCTCTCCCCAACTGACCTCCCCGCCCCAACAAAATTGGGAAGCCTGGGCCTGGGCTTGCCAACCCAGGGTCACTGGACTAGGATGGGGGATGGGCCTGTGACAGGAGGTGCCCTGGGTGTCCTCTTTCGGCCCCATGGAGTCCTCGCCCATTCCCCCATCCTCAGGGAACTCTTCCACTCTGGGGAGGGTCCCTCAAACCCCAGGTCCCTCTACTGCCAGTGGGGTCCCGGAGGTGGGGCTGCGGGACGTGGCTTCAGAATCTGTGGCCCTTTTCTTTATGCTCCTGCTGGACTTGACCGCTGTGGCTGGCAATGCTGCTGTGATGGCCGTTATCGCCAAGACACCCGCCCTTCGAAAATTTGTCTTTGTCTTCCACCTCTGCCTGGTGGACCTGCTGGCTGCCCTGACCCTCATGCCCCTGGCCATGCTCTCCAGCTCCGCCCTCTTTGACCATGACCTCTTTGGGGAGGTTGCCTGCCGCCTCTACTTGTTCCTGAGCGTATGCTTTGTTAGCCTGGCCATTCTCTCGGTGTCGGCCATCAACGTGGAGCGCTACTATTATGTGGTCCACCCCATGCGCTACGAGGTGCGCATGACGCTGGGGCTGGTGGCCTCTGTCCTGGTGGGTGTGTGGGTAAAGGCCTTGGCCATGGCTTCTGTGCCAGTGTTGGGAAGGGTCTCCTTGGAGGAGGGAGCTCCCAGCGTCCCCCTAGGCTGCTCACTCCAATGGAGCCACAGTGCCTACTGCCAGCTTTTTGTGGTGGTCTTTGCTGTCCTTTACTTCTTGTTGCCCCTGCTCCTCATCCTAGTGGTCTACTGCAGCATGTTCCGGGTGGCCCGAGTGGCTGCCATGCAGCACGGACCGCTGCCCACGTGGATGGAGACCCCCCGGCAACGCTCCGAGTCTCTCAGCAGCCGCTCCACTATGGTCACCAGCTCGGGGGCCCCCCAGACCACCCCGCACCGGAcgtttgggggagggaaggcagcaGTGGTCCTCCTGGCCGTGGGGGGACAGTTCCTGCTCTGTTGGTTGCCCTACTTTTCTTTTCACCTCTACATCGCCCTGAGTGCTCAGCCCATTTCGATGGGGCAGGTGGAGAATGTGGTGACCTGGATTGGCTACTTCTGCTTCACTTCCAACCCTTTCTTCTATGGATGTCTCAATCGGCAGATCCGGGGGGAGCTCAGCAAGCAGTTTGTCTGCTTCTTCAAGCAGGCTCCAGAGGAGGAGCTGAGGCTGCCTAGCCGGGAGGGCTCCATTGAGGAGAACTTCCTGCAGTTTCTTCAGGGCACTGGCTGTCCGACGGAGTCCTGGGTTTCCCGACCTGTACCCAgccccaagcaggaggcacctgCTGTTGACTTTCGAATCCCAGGCCAGATAGCTGAGGAGACCTCTGAGTTCCTGGAGCAACAACTCACCAGCGACATCATCATGTCGGACAGCTACCTCCGTCCTGCCCCCTCACCACGGCTGGAGTCATGATGGGCGGCTGGACACTTGGAGATAGGGCTGGGGCCGTTATGAATGCAAGGAACTCCTTGTGGGATCACCTTTTCCCAGCTAGCTGGGGCTGGGGTCTCTGCACACAGCTTTTGCTTAGTGTTTTCTGAGTCAGGAACAGAGCCAACTGGATGGATATGTGGCAAAAGCCTTGGACACGGCTATGATCCTTGACTACTGGGGGAGGGAACCTGCTGAGATGGTGACGGGAGTAAAGGGTCAAGAAGGTGAGATGATGCCTTTCAACCAATGAACTTTCCATGCCTCAGGAAGCAGGGAAACTCTATGGGTAGGAGTTGGAAGATATAGGGCAACAGACCAGGCTTGGAGTTATTCTGGGGACCCTTTAggatcttttatttttcagtgtaatTGTCCAGGGTAGAAA
Encoded proteins:
- the GPR61 gene encoding G-protein coupled receptor 61, encoding MESSPIPPSSGNSSTLGRVPQTPGPSTASGVPEVGLRDVASESVALFFMLLLDLTAVAGNAAVMAVIAKTPALRKFVFVFHLCLVDLLAALTLMPLAMLSSSALFDHDLFGEVACRLYLFLSVCFVSLAILSVSAINVERYYYVVHPMRYEVRMTLGLVASVLVGVWVKALAMASVPVLGRVSLEEGAPSVPLGCSLQWSHSAYCQLFVVVFAVLYFLLPLLLILVVYCSMFRVARVAAMQHGPLPTWMETPRQRSESLSSRSTMVTSSGAPQTTPHRTFGGGKAAVVLLAVGGQFLLCWLPYFSFHLYIALSAQPISMGQVENVVTWIGYFCFTSNPFFYGCLNRQIRGELSKQFVCFFKQAPEEELRLPSREGSIEENFLQFLQGTGCPTESWVSRPVPSPKQEAPAVDFRIPGQIAEETSEFLEQQLTSDIIMSDSYLRPAPSPRLES